The Microscilla marina ATCC 23134 genome includes a region encoding these proteins:
- a CDS encoding transporter: MNKIYLLFLLTLGIAVGAQAQTTSESRATNTVSPLLNDVWIAPKGHGYVQLSQTAIYAQQFYSAEGTTTDMTTAGFYSTELSGRLGLGSHLEISLQAPLFVRATRNAVRFRSSQRVQTGDQVSTIGDMTVGVKYGLINRKSFVLSGSLLLGVPTGTVQGGESQLLQTGDGEFNQIIGLDIGYKISSFYVTGGVGFNNRTNSFSDEIRANAGVAWAYNRFLAMVQANMVHSLNNGAASATPENIFSNNVRYVTITPKLAFAITQKLSFNASVGGIVSGQNMLKAPVYNTGILFQF; this comes from the coding sequence ATGAACAAGATATATTTATTATTTTTATTAACTCTGGGTATCGCTGTAGGTGCTCAGGCACAAACCACTTCTGAGTCACGAGCGACCAATACTGTTAGCCCTTTACTCAATGATGTTTGGATAGCCCCCAAAGGACATGGGTATGTGCAGTTGAGCCAAACAGCCATTTATGCCCAACAGTTTTACTCAGCTGAAGGCACTACCACAGACATGACCACTGCGGGGTTTTATTCTACAGAGCTAAGTGGTAGGTTGGGTTTGGGTAGTCACCTGGAAATAAGCCTACAGGCTCCTTTGTTTGTAAGAGCTACCCGCAATGCAGTGCGTTTTCGGAGTAGCCAGAGAGTACAAACAGGCGATCAGGTAAGTACAATTGGCGACATGACCGTGGGTGTAAAATATGGACTGATCAATCGCAAGTCGTTTGTATTAAGCGGCAGTTTGTTATTAGGTGTACCCACAGGTACGGTTCAAGGCGGAGAGTCTCAGTTATTACAAACGGGTGACGGCGAGTTTAACCAAATCATTGGTCTTGATATAGGCTACAAAATCTCCTCTTTTTATGTCACTGGTGGGGTGGGTTTTAATAACCGTACCAATAGTTTTTCGGATGAAATACGTGCCAATGCTGGAGTAGCCTGGGCATACAACCGGTTTTTGGCAATGGTACAAGCAAATATGGTACATTCGCTCAATAATGGGGCAGCTTCTGCCACTCCTGAAAATATTTTTTCTAACAATGTACGCTATGTTACCATTACCCCTAAGCTTGCTTTTGCAATTACCCAAAAGCTCTCTTTCAATGCCAGTGTAGGAGGCATTGTGTCAGGACAAAACATGTTGAAAGCACCAGTGTATAATACAGGAATTTTGTTCCAGTTTTAG
- a CDS encoding SPASM domain-containing protein, protein MISNLNDSFNLVSKLTLPRAWNAAKVVGSFYLSKLTKKPRHTGLPISIAFEPTTSCNLRCPECPSGLRNFTRPTGMLQEEVFKQTIDELQKTLLYLTFYFQGEPYLHPQFLDLVQYASDKGIYTATSTNAHYLNDKNARKTIESGLDRLIISIDGTTQDTYQSYRIGGKLDKVLEGTRNLIRWKKQLKSKTPHVVFQFLVVKPNQHQIAEVKQLAKEIGVDKVGLKTAQIYDYAQGSPLIPTIDKYSRYERQGDGTYKIKNKLINHCWKMWHSCVITWDGLVVPCCFDKDAHYRLGDVQKQSFKELWQGKKYQQFRQTLIKSRSQIEMCKNCTEGTKVWG, encoded by the coding sequence ATGATTAGCAACCTCAACGATAGTTTTAACTTAGTTTCTAAACTTACCTTGCCCCGTGCCTGGAACGCTGCTAAAGTAGTAGGTAGTTTTTATCTCTCTAAACTTACTAAAAAGCCTCGCCACACCGGGTTGCCCATCAGCATTGCCTTTGAGCCCACTACTTCATGCAACTTACGTTGCCCGGAGTGCCCCAGTGGTTTACGCAATTTTACCCGCCCTACTGGTATGCTACAAGAAGAAGTATTCAAGCAAACCATTGATGAGTTACAAAAAACCTTGCTTTACCTCACTTTCTATTTTCAAGGAGAACCCTATCTTCACCCCCAGTTCTTAGATTTGGTTCAATACGCTTCGGACAAAGGTATTTACACGGCTACGTCTACCAATGCTCACTACCTCAACGATAAAAATGCCCGCAAAACGATAGAGTCAGGGTTAGATCGCCTCATTATCTCGATTGATGGCACCACACAAGATACCTACCAGTCGTATCGTATAGGCGGCAAGCTCGATAAAGTATTGGAAGGTACCCGCAACCTGATACGTTGGAAAAAGCAGCTTAAATCAAAGACACCCCATGTGGTTTTTCAGTTTTTGGTAGTAAAACCCAACCAACACCAAATAGCCGAAGTAAAACAACTTGCCAAAGAGATTGGGGTAGACAAAGTGGGGCTCAAAACTGCGCAGATTTATGACTATGCTCAAGGTTCGCCCCTGATACCTACCATTGACAAATACTCACGTTATGAGCGGCAAGGTGATGGTACTTATAAAATAAAAAATAAATTGATCAATCACTGTTGGAAAATGTGGCACTCTTGTGTAATTACCTGGGATGGATTGGTAGTGCCATGCTGTTTTGACAAAGATGCTCATTATAGACTAGGCGATGTTCAGAAACAAAGTTTCAAAGAGTTGTGGCAAGGCAAAAAATACCAGCAATTCAGGCAAACCCTCATCAAGTCGCGCAGTCAAATAGAAATGTGTAAAAACTGTACTGAGGGCACTAAGGTCTGGGGATAA
- a CDS encoding mechanosensitive ion channel family protein: MSEFKQALQNFFNSISIGVGDWGLKLIGGLAALIIGFWIIRMVLKAVSRVFDASKIDKTLRPFLLTLLGFSLKALLFISIAGIVGIPTASFAALIAGVGIAIGAAFNGSLGHLASGVMLLIFRPFKVGDLIETNGTLGFVKEISVFVTELETFQNKTEIIPNGAITSGKITNYSTIGNLRVDMLFAVRYGADVEAAKKIVMEVMQKDPNVLNEPAPRVGVNNLGESSVELVALPFSTVEGYWDVHWDTRQRIVEALGKAGYEAPLPQRIITMQQG; encoded by the coding sequence ATGTCAGAATTTAAACAAGCTCTTCAAAACTTTTTTAACTCTATTTCTATTGGAGTAGGCGATTGGGGTCTGAAGCTTATTGGTGGACTTGCCGCCCTCATTATTGGGTTCTGGATCATTCGTATGGTGCTCAAAGCAGTATCCCGCGTATTTGACGCCAGCAAAATTGACAAGACACTTCGCCCGTTTTTGCTTACTTTGTTGGGTTTTTCCCTTAAGGCATTATTGTTCATCTCTATTGCGGGCATTGTAGGTATTCCTACTGCCTCGTTTGCTGCCTTGATAGCAGGTGTAGGTATTGCCATTGGTGCAGCATTTAACGGCTCTTTAGGGCATTTGGCCTCTGGGGTTATGCTACTTATCTTTCGCCCCTTCAAAGTAGGGGACTTGATAGAAACCAATGGTACCTTGGGCTTTGTCAAAGAAATATCTGTATTTGTAACTGAGCTGGAGACCTTTCAGAACAAAACCGAGATTATACCAAATGGAGCCATCACGTCTGGAAAAATTACCAATTACTCAACCATTGGTAACCTACGGGTAGATATGTTGTTTGCCGTTCGTTATGGTGCCGATGTAGAGGCAGCCAAAAAGATAGTAATGGAGGTGATGCAAAAAGACCCCAATGTGTTGAACGAACCTGCCCCGCGTGTAGGAGTAAACAATTTGGGAGAGAGTTCAGTAGAATTGGTAGCATTGCCTTTTTCTACAGTAGAGGGTTACTGGGATGTACACTGGGACACTCGCCAACGAATAGTAGAAGCCTTGGGCAAGGCTGGTTATGAAGCACCACTACCACAACGCATTATAACAATGCAGCAAGGGTAG
- a CDS encoding vWA domain-containing protein has protein sequence MKAFILSLVLASGIILPSFGQLSPERQKTLNRYLQFSDQVSKEAKTMLRCLSSHYRKVQRYKRMQRVYYNIRAPFCQKRSSLLKDKYNKALRGGIAGLNAEAKAVYRIFDKFAALESDLKQYYVSKSYQKDKFAHNDEVITAYEKLFAQLQTQSQRLQNQVLRMGKQTYKASDPHHRVERKMRELLRAEDRFQQKIAFSLETISPQANVNEALLKESVQTLEKHLKALPTINEAPIRGFAIMSYTSFLRAANSLLESRRKLWDQSTITYKNSRYRSSYYSSRYSVYSYFKQYVDNCRRNQVYFLYHSQVAPRFSTQALPTPKNGNIPPKTNTFQKKPVPPLPLLSHNQPISLKVLSALNNYVECINHSINRNNRLVSTIVRHDKTVKRIEAQKKEQADNKKLPVNPRTKRPRKKYIYYPRYFTRNYYYPKSLFYKVQQGSQKLPQAYQLVLNAQMQNIQNILEEMVGLGYQLNEYLKKRGYQTDQFAKSKQILKRYQYLFDIFDAQRNGLQANIQQIKNAYPINKNALPPSRAQQMLNKALTLGEPIMLAAKGFMQKKSQALLKQTMATPLISEFADVKIDYSRKNRRLKRNWRSVKSFVQATESIAHAQGKYRVSAQTIQGLYYKYNTLIKKFNQSIKVVIQPTLKKMLYPKVLSFEKVGYTPCDCGDANEVVNMNSMQGFAHNNLMLLLDVSGSMKNELPMLKSALKYLVNIMRPEDKVSVVVFGSEAKLMLRPTSAKYKAQIMQAIDTLKSSGRTNGEAGLKLAYQWIQNNYKNNNNNRIILASDGEFSISKGLYQMIEQKAEESIALSVFSFADQLKAYKKLKKLVSLGKGNLEAVAQGNITYKMVREAQSKRLPGKRIRKSTTTSTKKPCDCDSYKIKQLPPPKIVIKTDTNYQGVNMTSMKGFAHNNLMLLLDVSGSMSSKDKLPLLKESFKYLISIMRPQDDVSIVIYAGDAAIVLKPTSASNQEQINAVIDKLRSRGKTNVKAGFKLAYKWMSKNFKEGGNNRIILATDGEFPISKYIYKLVEKRATKGINLSVFSFGSMTKKFETLEKLVAKGKGNYEQVNARNVKYKLVKEAQSKRVE, from the coding sequence GCATTGCAGGGCTCAATGCTGAAGCCAAGGCTGTTTACCGTATTTTTGATAAATTTGCTGCCCTTGAGAGTGACCTCAAACAATACTATGTTTCTAAATCTTACCAGAAAGACAAGTTTGCTCATAATGATGAAGTGATCACTGCCTATGAAAAACTATTTGCACAATTGCAGACACAAAGCCAACGCTTGCAAAACCAAGTATTGCGTATGGGCAAGCAGACATATAAAGCTTCAGACCCTCACCACAGGGTAGAGCGAAAAATGCGGGAGTTATTGAGAGCAGAAGATCGTTTTCAACAAAAAATAGCCTTTAGTTTAGAAACTATTTCGCCTCAGGCAAATGTAAACGAAGCATTACTGAAAGAGAGTGTGCAAACACTTGAAAAGCACTTGAAAGCGTTGCCTACCATTAATGAAGCACCTATACGTGGTTTTGCTATTATGTCTTATACCAGTTTTTTACGAGCCGCCAACAGTTTGCTGGAGAGTCGTCGGAAGCTTTGGGACCAAAGCACTATAACTTACAAAAACTCTCGCTACCGAAGTAGCTACTACTCAAGTCGTTATTCAGTATATAGTTACTTTAAGCAGTATGTAGACAATTGTCGTCGAAATCAAGTGTATTTTTTGTACCATAGTCAGGTAGCTCCCCGGTTTAGTACTCAAGCCTTGCCTACACCTAAAAATGGCAACATACCCCCTAAAACCAATACCTTTCAAAAAAAACCAGTACCCCCATTACCGTTGCTGTCACATAACCAACCCATTAGTTTAAAAGTATTAAGTGCTTTGAATAATTACGTAGAGTGTATCAACCACTCTATTAACCGGAATAACCGCTTGGTAAGTACCATTGTGCGACACGACAAGACAGTAAAACGTATAGAAGCCCAGAAAAAAGAACAAGCTGATAATAAAAAACTGCCTGTAAACCCTCGCACCAAACGTCCCCGAAAAAAGTACATTTATTATCCTCGTTACTTTACCCGAAATTATTATTATCCCAAGTCATTGTTTTACAAAGTACAGCAAGGCAGTCAAAAACTCCCCCAGGCTTACCAGTTGGTGCTCAATGCCCAAATGCAAAACATTCAAAATATTTTGGAAGAAATGGTGGGTTTAGGGTACCAGTTAAACGAATACTTAAAAAAACGAGGATATCAAACAGACCAGTTTGCCAAGTCTAAACAAATTCTCAAGCGTTATCAATACCTGTTTGACATATTTGATGCGCAAAGAAATGGGTTACAAGCCAATATTCAACAAATAAAAAATGCTTATCCAATCAACAAAAATGCTTTGCCTCCAAGCCGCGCCCAACAAATGCTAAATAAAGCCTTAACCTTGGGCGAACCCATCATGCTTGCGGCTAAAGGCTTTATGCAGAAAAAATCTCAGGCATTGCTCAAGCAAACCATGGCTACACCACTTATCAGTGAGTTTGCCGACGTAAAAATAGATTATTCCCGTAAAAATCGCAGGCTTAAGCGTAACTGGCGTAGTGTGAAGTCTTTTGTACAAGCCACTGAGTCTATAGCTCATGCACAAGGCAAATACCGGGTATCGGCACAAACTATTCAAGGACTTTACTACAAGTACAATACACTGATTAAAAAATTTAATCAGTCGATAAAGGTTGTAATACAACCTACCCTCAAAAAAATGCTGTACCCTAAAGTTTTGTCTTTTGAAAAGGTGGGGTATACCCCCTGTGACTGCGGAGATGCCAATGAGGTAGTAAACATGAACAGTATGCAAGGGTTTGCCCATAACAACCTCATGTTGTTATTAGATGTGTCAGGATCAATGAAAAACGAATTGCCTATGCTCAAGAGCGCCCTGAAGTATCTTGTAAATATTATGCGTCCTGAAGACAAGGTGTCTGTAGTAGTATTTGGGTCAGAAGCTAAATTAATGCTACGCCCTACCTCTGCCAAATACAAAGCTCAAATTATGCAAGCAATAGATACGCTTAAATCCAGCGGGCGTACCAATGGCGAAGCTGGTCTTAAACTCGCCTATCAGTGGATACAAAATAACTATAAAAACAACAATAACAATCGTATTATTTTAGCGTCTGATGGGGAGTTTAGTATCAGCAAAGGTTTATATCAAATGATTGAACAAAAGGCTGAAGAAAGCATTGCCTTGTCAGTATTTAGTTTTGCCGATCAACTCAAAGCTTATAAAAAACTAAAAAAGCTGGTATCGTTGGGCAAAGGCAATCTTGAAGCAGTAGCACAGGGCAACATTACCTACAAAATGGTGCGTGAGGCTCAAAGCAAACGTTTGCCGGGTAAACGCATTAGAAAAAGTACTACTACCAGTACCAAGAAACCTTGTGACTGTGACTCATATAAAATAAAACAACTCCCCCCACCCAAAATTGTCATAAAAACAGATACCAATTATCAGGGAGTAAACATGACCAGTATGAAAGGCTTTGCCCACAATAACCTGATGCTATTGTTAGACGTGTCAGGGTCTATGTCGAGCAAAGACAAGCTCCCCTTACTAAAAGAATCTTTTAAATACCTTATTAGTATTATGCGTCCTCAAGACGACGTGTCTATTGTGATCTACGCCGGAGATGCTGCCATTGTACTCAAGCCCACTTCGGCAAGCAACCAAGAGCAAATCAATGCGGTGATAGATAAGCTGAGATCAAGAGGTAAAACCAATGTAAAGGCAGGTTTCAAGTTGGCGTACAAATGGATGAGTAAAAACTTTAAGGAAGGGGGAAACAATCGGATTATCCTTGCTACCGATGGTGAGTTTCCAATAAGTAAATACATTTATAAACTGGTAGAAAAGCGGGCAACAAAAGGAATTAACCTATCTGTGTTTAGCTTTGGCAGTATGACCAAAAAATTTGAAACCCTTGAAAAGCTGGTAGCCAAAGGCAAAGGCAACTATGAACAGGTAAATGCCCGTAATGTAAAGTATAAATTGGTGAAAGAAGCACAAAGCAAGCGGGTAGAATAG